The window CATTGCCATGAAGTCTGCACGTACTTCGTCGTTTATACAACGTGCAGCTACCAGGTGCTCGCCACCGGTAAGCTCAGTGGTTTCACCGAAGAGAAGAGTGTTGCCCATCTCGTACAGTTTATCGTAAGCGTTACCAACGGTTGGGTTGGTTGCGATACCGGAGGTGGTATCGGACTCACCACATTTGGTGGATATCCAGAGCTCACTGATGTCACACTCTTCACGCTGAATCTCAGAAGCTGCCTGGAGGAAGTTCTTCGCTTCACGGGAAGCTGCACAAATGGTATTCAGGTCGCCGTTCTTCTCAATTGCAAAACCTGCAACCGGTTTACCGGTCTTGGCAATACCATCTACCACCAGATTCGTCCACTCTGGCTCGATACCGATAACGATTACAGCAGCAACGTTCGGGTTGGAACCTGCACCGATCAGGGTACGGAAATGAAGCTCGAGATCTTTACCGAACTGAAGACGACCGTATGCATGAGGAATTGCAAGGGTGCCCTTTACATTGTTTTCTACTGCTTTTGATGCTGCGTTGGAGAGATCATCCAAAGGGAGGATGATTACGTGGTTACGAACACCAACACGACCATTTTCACGACGATATCCTAAAAATTTAGTTTCCATTTTCTACCACCTCTTGGTTTTAACGTTGTGAACGTGTGTGTGCTCGCCTTTCTTGATTGGAGCTACAACCTTGCCGATATCGGTGTTGTACTTGATTACGGTATCGCCTACTTCCATATCTTTCATAGCGACTTTGTGTCCGATCGGAATATCGCTCAGAATCTTAATGGTGACGGTCTCATCTTCCTTCATGACCCAACCAGTGATCTCCTGGCCAGCCTTCAGACCCTCAACAACTACGACACCTACCACGTCAGCGGCTTCGTGTACTAAAAAATCGATAGCCATGTTAGTCTCCTACAATGGTTTATTTACGAATCGTCTGTTGCGGCTATACCAGCCACAACAATTTCAACCATAATCGGTTTCGATTCACCTCAAGAAAAGTGCTGTCTGGAATAGAATATTCTCAGGATCAGCGATAATT of the Desulfosediminicola ganghwensis genome contains:
- a CDS encoding UxaA family hydrolase, whose amino-acid sequence is METKFLGYRRENGRVGVRNHVIILPLDDLSNAASKAVENNVKGTLAIPHAYGRLQFGKDLELHFRTLIGAGSNPNVAAVIVIGIEPEWTNLVVDGIAKTGKPVAGFAIEKNGDLNTICAASREAKNFLQAASEIQREECDISELWISTKCGESDTTSGIATNPTVGNAYDKLYEMGNTLLFGETTELTGGEHLVAARCINDEVRADFMAMFDKYQKVVDDNKTSDLSDSQPTKGNIEGGLTTIEEKALGNIQKIGTKAPVVGCLDKAEAPTGPGLWFQDSSSAAAEMVTLCAASGFVVHFFPTGQGNIIGNPLIPVIKLCSNPRTLRTMEEHFDVDVSGIVRREMNMDEAGDKLLDMMVRTANGRLTAAEALGHREFIMTKLYESA
- a CDS encoding UxaA family hydrolase, whose product is MAIDFLVHEAADVVGVVVVEGLKAGQEITGWVMKEDETVTIKILSDIPIGHKVAMKDMEVGDTVIKYNTDIGKVVAPIKKGEHTHVHNVKTKRW